Proteins encoded in a region of the Chryseobacterium piperi genome:
- a CDS encoding putative DNA modification/repair radical SAM protein, giving the protein MNFDRLKEKLEILADAAKYDVSCSSSGGTRKNKKGALGDSSVSGICHTYTEDGRCVSLLKVLLTNHCIYDCAYCVSRSSNDIKRAAFTVEEVVDLTINFYRRNYIEGLFLSSGIFKNADTTMERLVRVAKKLRLEENFNGYIHLKSIPGASDELMQEAALYADRLSINLEIPTESGLKLLAPEKNREDMLNPMRYIQNGIAQYKDEKKIFRKVPKFAPAGQSTQMIVGATNENDLQIIKVADYFYKNYNLKRVYYSGYVPVLEDKRLPSLTTEVPMLRENRLYQSDWLMRFYGFKAEEILDPNIPFLDLEVDPKLSWALRHLHQFPVNLQTADYQMILRIPGIGVKTAKKIIHARRFQMLNLDHLKRLGAAVNRAKYFIDFNAGNIYLKYLTDQNFRKLLIGGSSSKFHHQFSQQLTLF; this is encoded by the coding sequence ATGAACTTCGATCGCCTGAAAGAAAAACTTGAAATCCTGGCTGATGCAGCGAAATATGACGTTTCCTGTTCATCCAGCGGAGGGACGCGCAAGAATAAAAAAGGTGCTTTAGGAGACAGTTCCGTAAGCGGAATTTGCCATACCTATACAGAAGATGGACGATGTGTCTCTCTTCTGAAAGTTCTTTTAACCAATCACTGTATTTATGACTGTGCTTATTGTGTTTCCAGAAGTTCAAATGATATCAAAAGAGCTGCTTTTACTGTAGAAGAAGTAGTAGATCTTACCATTAATTTTTACCGCAGAAATTATATTGAAGGGTTATTTCTAAGCTCAGGCATATTCAAAAATGCGGATACCACCATGGAACGTCTCGTCAGAGTAGCTAAAAAATTACGTTTAGAAGAGAATTTCAATGGTTATATTCATTTAAAATCAATTCCCGGTGCCAGTGATGAACTTATGCAGGAAGCGGCATTATATGCTGACAGATTATCCATAAATCTTGAAATTCCTACCGAAAGCGGATTGAAATTGCTCGCCCCTGAAAAGAACCGGGAAGATATGCTCAATCCGATGCGGTACATTCAAAACGGAATAGCACAATATAAAGATGAAAAGAAAATTTTCAGAAAAGTTCCTAAGTTTGCTCCCGCCGGACAATCAACACAGATGATCGTAGGAGCCACCAATGAAAATGATCTTCAAATCATAAAAGTTGCCGATTATTTTTATAAAAATTACAATCTTAAAAGAGTATACTATTCCGGTTATGTGCCTGTTCTGGAAGACAAACGTCTGCCATCCTTAACCACTGAAGTTCCAATGCTGAGAGAAAACAGATTGTATCAGTCTGACTGGCTAATGAGATTTTACGGTTTTAAAGCAGAGGAAATCCTCGATCCTAATATTCCTTTCTTAGATCTGGAAGTAGACCCAAAATTAAGTTGGGCCTTAAGGCATTTGCATCAATTCCCTGTCAATCTCCAAACTGCGGATTACCAGATGATTCTCAGAATTCCGGGAATAGGAGTTAAGACTGCAAAAAAAATTATTCATGCAAGGCGTTTTCAAATGCTTAACCTTGATCATCTTAAAAGACTGGGAGCCGCAGTAAACAGAGCGAAATACTTCATCGATTTCAATGCAGGAAATATATACCTGAAATACCTTACCGATCAAAACTTCAGAAAGTTACTTATTGGAGGAAGCTCATCAAAGTTTCATCACCAATTTTCCCAGCAATTGACATTGTTTTAA
- a CDS encoding hydroxymethylglutaryl-CoA reductase, degradative, with the protein MNHQPIEGFSKLTKQGKIDWLVSEYLDGNQEYQNILKQYWNADADLQKLHEEFSENTISNFYMPYGIAPNFLIDGKLVALPMAVEESSVVAAASKAAKFWIDKGGFKTTIINTEKLGHTHFIFNVESHKLLHFFNFKLKKKLLESTEDITANMRKRGGGILDIKLVDKTAEMPHYFQLKASFDTVDSMGANFINSCLEKFGQTLREEVAKEDEFTQEEKDSLQVVMNILSNFTPDCIVRAEVSCKIDDLKDDSGISNEEFARKFKQAVTIAEIEPFRATTHNKGVMNGVDAVVIATGNDFRATEACAHAYAARDGQYRSLTHCTIDNGIFRFWIDLPISVGVVGGLTNLHPLVKFSLALLGKPSAQELMSILAVSGLAQNFGALRSLVTTGIQKGHMKMHLLNILNQMGATEEEKQHFVTYFKDKTVTHHEVINEFNRLRGQ; encoded by the coding sequence ATGAATCATCAACCGATTGAAGGTTTTTCCAAATTGACTAAACAGGGGAAAATCGACTGGCTTGTAAGCGAATATCTTGACGGAAACCAGGAATATCAAAATATATTAAAACAATATTGGAATGCAGATGCTGATCTTCAGAAACTTCATGAAGAATTTTCTGAAAATACAATTTCCAATTTCTATATGCCTTATGGGATTGCCCCTAACTTTTTAATTGATGGAAAGCTGGTGGCCCTTCCAATGGCTGTTGAAGAAAGCTCTGTTGTAGCAGCAGCTTCTAAAGCCGCGAAATTTTGGATTGATAAAGGAGGTTTTAAGACCACCATTATCAACACTGAGAAATTAGGACACACCCATTTTATATTTAATGTGGAGTCTCATAAATTGCTTCATTTCTTTAACTTCAAATTAAAGAAAAAGCTTTTGGAATCTACAGAGGATATTACTGCAAATATGAGAAAGCGTGGCGGGGGAATCCTGGATATCAAGCTGGTTGATAAAACAGCTGAAATGCCTCATTATTTTCAGTTGAAAGCGAGTTTTGATACGGTAGATTCTATGGGAGCTAACTTTATCAATTCTTGTCTTGAGAAATTTGGACAAACCCTTAGAGAAGAGGTGGCAAAAGAGGATGAATTTACTCAGGAAGAAAAAGATTCATTACAGGTCGTAATGAACATTCTTTCTAATTTTACGCCTGATTGTATTGTAAGAGCTGAGGTGTCTTGTAAAATTGATGACTTAAAAGACGATAGCGGAATCTCAAATGAAGAATTTGCCAGAAAATTTAAGCAGGCAGTGACTATTGCCGAGATTGAGCCGTTCCGTGCTACTACGCATAATAAAGGAGTGATGAATGGAGTAGATGCAGTAGTCATTGCGACCGGAAATGATTTCAGGGCTACGGAAGCTTGTGCGCATGCCTATGCTGCCAGAGACGGACAGTACAGATCGCTTACCCACTGTACTATAGATAACGGTATTTTTAGGTTCTGGATTGATCTTCCTATTTCAGTAGGAGTAGTAGGTGGTTTAACGAATCTTCACCCGTTGGTGAAATTCTCATTAGCATTACTTGGAAAACCATCAGCTCAGGAATTGATGAGTATTCTTGCGGTGTCAGGATTGGCTCAGAATTTTGGCGCGTTACGTTCTTTAGTAACTACCGGAATTCAGAAAGGACATATGAAAATGCACTTGCTGAATATCCTGAATCAGATGGGAGCTACGGAAGAAGAGAAGCAGCACTTTGTGACATACTTTAAAGATAAAACGGTGACTCATCATGAAGTGATCAATGAGTTTAACAGATTAAGAGGTCAATAA
- a CDS encoding chloride channel protein translates to MKINRRRRLIRTFNLLDQPIRFNPFVFSRTFFMWAITGLIGGVIAGLYWIVLEHFTEFLAQYQGWMVIPTMAVCGLLAGLVIYFIGDPGEIHLIVNNIRFNKGKLDPKNNPSMILSSLFCVASGGSLGPEAPLVQVTGSTGTWLGKIFRLKGEELRSLSIAGMASGFTALFGAPLGGSLFSLEILHHKHAVEYYRAIIPALVASCFSYVVFALIIHLGIGATWNLKAYHYSGVYDFLYAVLFAMVATFVGWIFIFVVKFFKRVFEYKNFPIYIKTLVGGIVLGIIAYYFPITRYFGHHEVNELINGHFALSFLMYILVFKILAIAITVTSGWRGGFIIPLFFVGTTLGLIIHHLFPSVDTTLAIVSCMAAINACVTRTPMSTTIILGTLTGFTYFVPILFASLTGYFLAPKIPFIGSQSEKLVEE, encoded by the coding sequence ATGAAAATTAATAGGAGACGGCGCTTAATAAGAACATTCAATCTTTTGGATCAACCTATCAGGTTTAATCCTTTTGTGTTCAGTCGGACCTTTTTTATGTGGGCGATCACAGGATTGATAGGGGGTGTTATAGCCGGATTGTATTGGATCGTTCTAGAACATTTTACAGAATTTTTAGCCCAATACCAGGGATGGATGGTAATTCCGACAATGGCGGTCTGTGGTTTACTGGCAGGGCTGGTTATCTATTTTATCGGAGATCCGGGTGAAATTCATCTGATCGTTAATAACATCAGATTCAATAAAGGGAAGCTAGATCCTAAAAATAATCCTTCCATGATCCTATCATCATTGTTTTGTGTAGCATCAGGAGGAAGCTTAGGACCGGAAGCACCTTTAGTTCAGGTTACAGGATCTACAGGAACCTGGTTAGGGAAAATCTTCAGATTAAAAGGGGAAGAATTACGCTCTTTAAGCATTGCAGGGATGGCTTCCGGCTTTACAGCTTTATTTGGAGCACCGCTTGGCGGAAGCCTTTTTTCATTGGAGATTTTACACCATAAACATGCTGTAGAATATTACAGAGCAATTATTCCTGCATTGGTTGCAAGCTGTTTCAGCTATGTTGTGTTTGCGTTGATCATTCATTTAGGAATCGGAGCTACATGGAATTTAAAGGCTTATCACTATTCAGGAGTCTATGACTTTCTGTATGCTGTTTTGTTTGCCATGGTAGCTACCTTTGTAGGCTGGATTTTTATTTTTGTAGTTAAATTTTTCAAAAGAGTTTTTGAGTATAAAAATTTTCCGATTTATATTAAAACCTTAGTTGGTGGGATTGTTCTGGGAATTATTGCCTATTATTTTCCAATCACAAGATATTTCGGACATCATGAGGTGAATGAGCTTATCAATGGCCATTTTGCACTGAGCTTCTTAATGTACATCTTAGTCTTTAAAATACTGGCAATAGCAATTACTGTAACTTCGGGATGGAGAGGTGGTTTTATTATTCCGTTGTTCTTTGTGGGAACTACTTTAGGATTGATTATCCATCACCTTTTTCCTTCTGTTGATACTACTTTGGCTATTGTAAGCTGTATGGCAGCAATTAATGCCTGTGTCACCAGAACTCCGATGAGTACCACTATTATTTTAGGAACATTAACCGGATTTACCTATTTCGTACCTATACTTTTTGCCAGTTTAACCGGGTATTTTCTGGCTCCGAAAATTCCTTTTATTGGCTCACAGTCGGAGAAACTTGTTGAAGAATAA
- a CDS encoding DUF423 domain-containing protein, with product MKTITLVFGAVYGMLSVILGAFGAHALKKILTVERLESFETGVRYQMYAAFFLLIVGYLLKFETSSEKWVSILMIAGTMLFSFSIYFLSLQDYLGANLKFLGPITPLGGLLMILSWAMLILYFAKNRI from the coding sequence ATGAAAACAATTACTTTAGTTTTTGGTGCTGTTTATGGCATGCTGTCAGTAATTTTAGGTGCATTTGGTGCGCACGCTTTAAAGAAAATATTAACGGTTGAAAGGCTGGAGAGTTTTGAAACCGGTGTCAGATATCAAATGTATGCAGCCTTCTTTTTACTCATTGTGGGCTACCTATTAAAATTTGAAACTTCATCAGAGAAATGGGTTTCTATACTAATGATTGCGGGAACTATGCTTTTTTCATTCAGTATCTATTTCTTAAGTCTGCAGGATTATCTTGGAGCTAATCTCAAATTTTTAGGACCGATTACTCCGCTGGGAGGTTTGCTGATGATTCTTAGCTGGGCAATGCTTATTCTTTATTTTGCTAAAAACAGAATATAG
- the pfkA gene encoding 6-phosphofructokinase: protein MKESAVKKIAVLTSGGDSPGMNAALRAVVRTANYYNIECYGVREGYNGLINNDFLKMGPRSVKNIINQGGTILKSARSAEFRTKEGRQKAYENCVKHGVDALVCIGGDGTFTGAKIFNEEFGIKVIGVPGTIDNDIFGTDNTIGYDTALNTAMEAIDKIRDTATSHNRVFFVEVMGRDAGFIALNSGLATGALDILIPEKKDSMDELFTTFRNAEKTGKASSIVVVAEGEKLANIYQLAEQTQKEFPDYDIRVAILGHIQRGGSPSCADRVLASRLGYGAVIGLMEGKTNVMAGMRSNDMVYTPIEEAIKKHNEINKDLLLISEILAI from the coding sequence ATGAAAGAAAGTGCTGTAAAAAAAATTGCCGTTCTTACTTCAGGAGGAGACTCTCCAGGGATGAACGCAGCATTAAGAGCGGTGGTAAGAACCGCTAACTATTATAATATCGAATGTTACGGAGTAAGAGAAGGCTACAATGGACTTATCAATAATGATTTCCTGAAAATGGGACCCCGATCCGTAAAAAATATAATTAATCAGGGCGGAACTATTCTTAAATCCGCAAGATCTGCTGAATTCAGAACTAAAGAAGGGCGCCAAAAAGCCTATGAAAATTGTGTTAAACACGGCGTTGACGCGCTAGTTTGCATTGGTGGAGATGGAACTTTTACAGGAGCTAAGATCTTCAATGAAGAATTTGGTATTAAGGTAATTGGAGTACCCGGAACTATTGACAATGATATTTTCGGTACAGACAATACTATCGGTTACGATACTGCTTTGAATACAGCCATGGAAGCTATTGATAAAATCCGTGATACAGCAACTTCCCACAACAGGGTTTTCTTTGTGGAAGTAATGGGTCGTGATGCAGGTTTCATTGCATTAAACAGCGGATTAGCGACAGGTGCTTTGGATATTTTAATTCCAGAGAAAAAAGATAGCATGGATGAACTTTTTACAACTTTCAGAAATGCAGAGAAAACAGGAAAAGCTTCAAGTATTGTGGTCGTTGCCGAAGGAGAAAAACTGGCCAACATCTATCAGCTCGCAGAGCAAACCCAAAAAGAATTTCCGGATTATGACATTCGTGTTGCTATTCTCGGACACATCCAGAGAGGGGGATCTCCAAGCTGTGCAGACAGAGTATTAGCAAGCAGACTTGGCTATGGCGCTGTTATAGGACTTATGGAAGGAAAAACAAATGTAATGGCTGGGATGAGATCTAACGATATGGTATACACCCCAATTGAAGAAGCCATCAAAAAACATAACGAAATCAATAAAGATCTTTTACTGATTTCAGAAATATTAGCAATCTAA
- a CDS encoding TolC family protein — MKKANKILFILIFLSFQYSLAQDSLKISAQQFISVVKNYHPLALKYQLQNKIAQSEIIKARGAFDPVLGGKLGEKNIDGTQYYQQKNLELGIPTWYGIDLTASYNHLDGQKLNTSDTKGGLYQMGITIPLAKNLLYDKRRAILDQAKFAQKMTEAEQTVLTNDLLLEAENTYWEWVQSFEIYQLQTKAVEINKKRLNFTQKTLEYGEVPAIDTVEALSQLQNFELQQKEAYLNFVKATQQLQLFLWKDNQELYEISQLIYPSDDLSDHMAYSDFEFLLQDLQTKDIANHLSILYYIQKQNILESERKLKWQSFLPKIDFTYNFFNKENYRADFLPLFDNNFQYGLKLEIPVFQREARASYQIAKIKINQNQLDTQLKGRELATKIETYRNEVLNYHSQIDLSQSNLGNYKKLLAAEETRYSNGESSLFLINSRENKMIDAQAKLISIKTKFVKSYNKLKWMKESFSF; from the coding sequence ATGAAAAAAGCAAATAAAATTCTTTTCATTTTAATCTTCTTATCTTTTCAGTACAGCCTTGCGCAGGATTCGCTTAAAATTTCTGCACAGCAATTTATTTCTGTCGTAAAAAATTATCATCCGCTGGCTTTAAAATATCAGCTTCAAAATAAAATTGCTCAATCTGAAATCATCAAAGCAAGAGGAGCTTTCGATCCTGTCCTGGGTGGAAAACTGGGAGAGAAAAATATCGACGGAACCCAATATTACCAACAGAAAAACCTTGAACTGGGAATTCCGACCTGGTACGGAATTGATCTCACAGCAAGTTACAATCACCTGGATGGTCAAAAACTGAATACGAGTGATACCAAAGGAGGTCTTTATCAAATGGGAATTACCATCCCGCTGGCTAAAAACCTCTTATATGATAAACGAAGAGCAATACTGGACCAGGCTAAATTTGCACAGAAAATGACTGAGGCAGAACAGACTGTTTTGACCAATGATCTTCTTCTGGAAGCAGAAAACACCTATTGGGAATGGGTACAGAGCTTTGAGATCTATCAACTACAGACGAAAGCAGTAGAAATCAACAAAAAGCGTCTTAACTTTACTCAAAAGACTCTTGAATATGGAGAAGTTCCTGCAATAGATACAGTAGAAGCACTCTCTCAACTACAGAATTTTGAGCTCCAACAGAAAGAAGCCTATTTAAATTTTGTAAAAGCTACTCAACAGCTACAGCTATTTCTGTGGAAAGATAATCAGGAGCTATACGAAATTTCACAGCTTATTTATCCATCGGATGATCTTTCAGATCACATGGCTTATTCAGACTTTGAATTTCTTCTTCAGGATCTTCAGACTAAGGATATAGCCAATCATTTATCGATCTTGTATTATATTCAGAAGCAAAATATTCTGGAAAGTGAACGTAAACTTAAATGGCAAAGCTTTCTTCCAAAGATTGACTTTACCTACAATTTTTTCAACAAAGAAAACTACCGGGCTGATTTCCTCCCGCTTTTTGATAACAATTTTCAATATGGTTTAAAACTTGAAATTCCGGTTTTCCAGAGGGAAGCCAGAGCCAGTTACCAGATTGCCAAAATTAAAATCAATCAGAACCAGCTCGACACACAGCTAAAAGGAAGAGAACTCGCTACAAAGATCGAAACCTATAGAAATGAAGTTTTAAATTACCATAGCCAGATCGATCTTTCACAGAGTAATCTGGGAAATTATAAAAAATTACTTGCTGCGGAAGAGACCAGATACAGCAACGGGGAAAGTTCTCTTTTCCTGATCAACTCCAGAGAAAATAAGATGATTGACGCTCAAGCAAAACTGATCTCTATAAAAACAAAGTTTGTCAAAAGCTATAACAAGTTGAAATGGATGAAAGAAAGTTTCTCCTTCTAA
- a CDS encoding HlyD family secretion protein, whose product MKLQSFDKIYQIHKKSRVKRWFFVILIGGIITLFLPWTQNIKVKGNVTSLYQEQRPQQLNSPIPGRIIKWNVKNGDYVKKGDTLLQLSEIKDDYLDPLLVQRTQEQVNAKKGVRDYYEAKVGTAKNQLQALNSARDLKLNQLKIKISQLNNKLTGEEAELQAAINELKLSEDQFSRQKKMYDEGLVSLTQFQQRSISYQNAVAKKTASENKVAQTRQEILNTGIEQNSVVQDYTEKLSKIEGERFQSMGQIEGSDGDIAKLENQVANYKARQGLYFIIASQDGQIVQLNKAGIGEILKDGENIGTVVPTTVDYAVEVYIKPVDLPLIKEGQRVMCVFDGFPAIVFSGWPNSSYGTFAGKVVAVESNISLNGLFKALVIEDKNEKKWPPKIKMGTGVQGISILNDVPIWYELWRNINGFPPDYYEVKNDKANKDEKSK is encoded by the coding sequence ATGAAACTACAGTCATTCGACAAAATATATCAGATTCACAAAAAATCAAGAGTAAAAAGATGGTTTTTTGTGATTCTCATCGGAGGTATTATCACCTTATTTCTTCCATGGACACAGAATATCAAAGTAAAAGGAAACGTAACCTCATTGTATCAGGAACAGCGACCTCAACAGCTGAACTCTCCTATTCCGGGAAGAATTATCAAATGGAATGTGAAAAATGGAGACTACGTAAAAAAAGGAGATACCCTACTACAGCTTTCGGAGATAAAAGATGATTATTTAGATCCGCTTTTGGTACAGAGAACACAAGAGCAGGTTAACGCTAAAAAAGGAGTAAGAGATTATTATGAAGCTAAAGTGGGAACTGCCAAAAATCAGCTCCAGGCATTAAATTCTGCAAGAGATTTAAAGCTGAACCAACTGAAAATAAAAATCAGCCAGCTCAATAATAAACTTACAGGTGAGGAAGCTGAACTTCAAGCTGCTATTAATGAACTCAAACTGTCGGAAGACCAATTTTCCAGACAGAAAAAAATGTATGATGAGGGGCTCGTTTCACTTACCCAATTTCAACAGCGCAGCATCTCTTATCAAAATGCTGTTGCTAAAAAAACAGCTTCTGAAAACAAAGTAGCTCAGACCCGTCAGGAAATTTTAAATACAGGAATCGAGCAGAACTCTGTAGTACAGGATTACACAGAAAAACTAAGTAAAATAGAGGGAGAACGTTTCCAGAGTATGGGTCAGATCGAAGGAAGCGATGGTGATATTGCTAAACTCGAAAATCAGGTTGCCAACTATAAAGCCAGACAAGGGTTATATTTTATTATTGCATCTCAGGATGGCCAGATTGTACAACTTAACAAAGCCGGAATCGGTGAAATATTGAAGGATGGAGAAAATATAGGGACTGTAGTTCCGACAACTGTTGATTATGCCGTAGAGGTTTACATAAAACCTGTCGATCTTCCGCTTATTAAGGAAGGGCAACGTGTCATGTGTGTGTTTGACGGATTTCCGGCCATCGTATTCTCCGGCTGGCCTAATTCAAGTTATGGAACATTTGCCGGAAAAGTAGTTGCTGTAGAAAGCAATATCAGTCTTAACGGACTTTTTAAAGCCCTGGTCATTGAGGATAAAAATGAAAAGAAATGGCCTCCTAAAATTAAAATGGGAACTGGGGTTCAGGGAATTTCCATTCTTAATGATGTTCCGATTTGGTATGAACTATGGCGAAATATTAATGGTTTCCCACCGGATTATTATGAAGTAAAAAACGACAAAGCAAACAAAGATGAAAAAAGCAAATAA
- a CDS encoding TIGR03915 family putative DNA repair protein yields the protein MITLLLYDGSFDGLLTAIFEVFEYRYQDVEIIGRDHFHQENIFAEIHEVITQNNKAERVLNKLETSIHKAGIHQLLKVFLSEDPEAERLILSAIKQSIQHPSDNILQNYADPDILKISKINKSVDRERHRMTAFVRFEKMQDGVFFAKIDPDFNVLPLIRKHFKDRYQDQKWMIYDLRRNYGLFYDLEHCEFFYPEEKINLSQYQQKFHEEENQYQKLWQRYFTKTNIVERKNLKLHIQHVPKRYWKYLTEKN from the coding sequence ATGATAACCTTATTGCTTTACGACGGAAGTTTCGACGGACTCTTAACAGCTATTTTCGAAGTTTTTGAATACCGTTACCAGGATGTAGAAATTATAGGCAGAGATCATTTTCACCAGGAGAATATCTTTGCAGAAATTCATGAAGTCATTACACAAAACAATAAGGCAGAAAGAGTATTAAATAAGTTGGAGACCAGTATTCATAAAGCTGGAATTCATCAGTTATTAAAAGTTTTTTTATCAGAAGATCCTGAAGCCGAACGATTGATCTTATCAGCTATAAAACAATCTATTCAACATCCTTCCGATAATATTCTTCAAAATTATGCAGATCCGGATATTTTGAAAATTTCTAAAATTAACAAGTCAGTAGATAGAGAAAGACATCGAATGACTGCCTTTGTACGGTTTGAAAAAATGCAGGATGGCGTTTTTTTTGCTAAAATAGATCCTGACTTCAATGTTCTTCCTTTAATTCGTAAACACTTCAAAGACCGATACCAGGATCAGAAATGGATGATTTATGATCTGAGAAGAAATTATGGGCTCTTTTATGATCTTGAACATTGTGAGTTCTTTTATCCTGAAGAAAAAATAAATTTATCCCAGTATCAACAAAAATTTCACGAAGAAGAAAATCAATATCAGAAACTTTGGCAAAGATATTTTACCAAAACCAATATCGTAGAAAGAAAGAATCTAAAACTTCACATCCAGCATGTCCCAAAACGATACTGGAAGTATCTGACTGAGAAAAACTGA
- a CDS encoding DmpA family aminopeptidase: protein MFKKLSISILAFACISVYSQKRVRELGISPGVLQPGKQNSITDVAGVLVGHKTLIKGDGVRTGVTAILPHNGNVFQQKVPAAIFVGNGFGKLAGSTQVMELGNLETPIVFTNTLNVSTGISALVNYTLQQKGNEKVQSVNAVVGETNDGWLNDIRGRHIQEQDVLDAIKQAGSSVMEGNVGAGTGTVCFGYKGGIGTSSRKLPQSLGGYTVGVLVQTNYGGVLQVDGVPVGKELKKFAFSNQLLNNVDGSCMIIIATDAPLDSRNLERLAARTMIGLGRTGGIASHGSGEYAIAFSTDLGTRVQHQPENPVANVPNLHNDYTSQLFMAAIEATEEAVLNSLTMATTMKGYQEHQIEALSLDKLQELLRKYNRIR from the coding sequence ATGTTTAAAAAACTATCCATTTCGATTCTTGCTTTTGCATGCATAAGCGTTTATAGTCAGAAAAGAGTTCGAGAATTAGGAATAAGTCCGGGTGTTTTACAGCCAGGAAAGCAGAACAGTATTACAGATGTCGCAGGGGTTTTGGTCGGTCATAAAACATTGATTAAAGGAGATGGTGTAAGGACAGGGGTTACGGCTATATTGCCTCATAACGGAAATGTTTTCCAGCAAAAAGTACCGGCAGCTATCTTTGTAGGAAATGGTTTTGGGAAATTGGCTGGTAGTACTCAGGTTATGGAGCTGGGTAATCTTGAAACACCTATTGTATTTACAAATACTTTAAATGTAAGTACGGGAATTAGCGCCCTGGTTAACTATACACTTCAGCAGAAGGGAAATGAGAAAGTACAGTCAGTCAATGCCGTGGTAGGAGAAACGAATGATGGATGGCTTAATGATATCCGCGGGCGTCATATTCAGGAACAAGATGTTCTTGACGCTATAAAGCAAGCGGGGTCCTCAGTAATGGAGGGAAACGTTGGTGCGGGTACGGGAACCGTATGTTTTGGTTATAAAGGAGGAATTGGTACTTCATCACGTAAGCTGCCACAAAGTCTTGGAGGATATACTGTTGGAGTCTTGGTGCAGACGAATTACGGTGGGGTTTTACAGGTGGATGGTGTTCCCGTAGGAAAAGAGCTTAAGAAATTTGCTTTTAGCAATCAGTTATTAAATAATGTTGATGGCTCGTGTATGATTATTATTGCGACTGACGCACCTTTGGATAGTCGTAATCTTGAAAGGTTAGCTGCAAGAACTATGATTGGATTAGGAAGAACAGGAGGAATAGCTTCACATGGTAGTGGGGAATATGCAATTGCTTTTTCAACAGATTTAGGAACCAGAGTACAGCATCAGCCTGAAAATCCGGTTGCAAATGTACCCAATCTGCATAATGACTATACTTCACAGCTGTTTATGGCTGCTATAGAAGCTACAGAAGAAGCGGTATTAAACTCTCTTACTATGGCCACAACTATGAAAGGGTATCAGGAACATCAGATTGAAGCGTTGTCTTTAGATAAATTGCAGGAATTATTAAGAAAATATAATCGTATACGGTAA